The nucleotide sequence CCCTCACTTCCCTCCGTGGACTATTCTACGCGGCCTGCGCACTCAGCCGATGCTCACTACCGGGTGCATTGCGCTCGCCACCACATCTGCATTGAAGTGTATCAAGTGCTATCTGGCGAATCAGCGGTGTCGCGAGTTTTTGCTCGACGACATACAGTTCGATATGCTCAACGAGCGTAGTGAAACggacgcagccgcggcagcgttTTTGGCGAGTGTCTCTCTCGATGCGACCGGGGGCAGCGCAGGTGCACACGGTGCattctccacctctgcagcgcctctgaGTGAAACTCAGTCGACACAATCGCCTGTTTTTAGAAGGTCCTCGTCGACATCAACCGTAAGTGGCCTACCCCAtacccacagcagcagactgGGTAGTAAAGAGTGCGCCTTTGTTTACCGCGCACCAACCTACTTCGATGGGGTTGCCGTCGCGTTCCTCGGCTCCGTTTTGGACTGCTACCTACCGCAGAAGCCGGTGCAGAAGTACTATAACATGCGTGTCGGCATTTGGTAGAGATATCATGCACAACGCTGTAGATGCATATGAGAGTATGCTAAACTTGATTGGGGGGAGAGCCGGATTTGAttgctgtggtgcgcgcTGTAGGATTGCGCCTCTGCGTTTCCCGTAGAGGGGATGCACGTTTGGACACCAGTGCAGAAGCAACGAAAACTGAGAGAAGATGAGTTCGTGACTGCAGTGCATGCTCCCCtaccttctcctctctctttgtacTCTCCTCGGTGACGTCTTTCAAGATCGAACAACGTGTGCTGACTCGCAGCGTTCTTGTCCATCGTGCCTGTAGCTGGTCACTTGCAGGACGTTTCTTTCTGACGCTGTTCACCCCAACCTCTCtaccgtctctctctcgcgcgcgcatGGAGCACATCAtcatcttcttcctcctcaatATTCTCTTTACGCCTTGTCACACTCGTAACTCATTGCGCCATTGTTTGCGCAGCTGAATCTGCAGTACCTACTTTCAGAAAGCTGCATCAGCGCGTATGCGTCGCGGCAAAGATGCACCCAACCACACCCGTGGGTGCTCCCCCAGCTGCAGGTAGACACACAGTGGGACACGGATACATATGCAGCTAGAGATCTACACCGATC is from Leishmania panamensis strain MHOM/PA/94/PSC-1 chromosome 35 sequence and encodes:
- a CDS encoding hypothetical protein (TriTrypDB/GeneDB-style sysID: LpmP.35.1240), with protein sequence MLNERSETDAAAAAFLASVSLDATGGSAGAHGAFSTSAAPLSETQSTQSPVFRRSSSTSTVSGLPHTHSSRLGSKECAFVYRAPTYFDGVAVAFLGSVLDCYLPQKPVQKYYNMRVGIW